A genome region from Clostridium pasteurianum includes the following:
- a CDS encoding SH3 domain-containing protein has protein sequence MNKKVKFLATSLCGLVLAFSLSLANANAATIHTTNSINKNIMSINSNMGSSYGAIFGYATQDAYLLNNPSPSCTQTVGHLSQGTRFQILESPGRGWYYGAYGSDYNGWTYGWIQSEYISNITVEY, from the coding sequence ATGAATAAAAAAGTAAAATTTTTAGCAACATCATTATGTGGATTAGTTTTAGCTTTTAGTTTATCTTTAGCAAATGCTAATGCTGCTACTATACACACTACAAACTCAATTAATAAGAATATAATGTCGATAAACTCTAATATGGGTTCTAGTTATGGTGCTATTTTTGGATATGCTACTCAGGATGCATATCTTTTGAATAATCCTAGCCCATCTTGCACTCAAACAGTAGGTCATCTTTCACAAGGCACACGTTTTCAAATACTAGAAAGCCCGGGTCGGGGATGGTATTATGGTGCTTATGGTAGTGACTATAATGGGTGGACTTATGGTTGGATTCAATCTGAATATATATCAAATATAACAGTTGAATATTAA
- a CDS encoding ECF transporter S component: MKANSNSVAKFSTRQLSIIGMLSAVSIMLGVTGLGFIPIPPIKATIMHVPVIIGAVLEGPVVGSMIGLIFGIFSVIQAVTAPTPVSFAFINPLVSVLPRVLIGITAYYSYKVCQNRFKNLGIMLAGLVGSLTNTVGVMGMIYLIYLKPYAKALNVSVNTAKSGILTVCVVNGIPEAILSVLITVAVVIAVNKIRHK, from the coding sequence ATGAAAGCAAATTCAAATTCAGTAGCAAAGTTTAGCACAAGGCAACTTTCCATAATAGGTATGTTGTCCGCAGTTTCAATTATGTTAGGTGTCACGGGTTTAGGGTTTATACCTATACCACCTATAAAAGCTACTATAATGCATGTACCAGTAATAATAGGAGCGGTGCTTGAAGGACCTGTAGTTGGAAGTATGATAGGACTTATATTTGGAATCTTTAGTGTCATACAGGCTGTAACTGCACCAACGCCAGTATCATTTGCATTTATAAATCCATTGGTATCAGTTTTGCCGAGGGTATTAATAGGAATAACTGCATATTATTCTTATAAAGTATGCCAAAACAGGTTTAAAAATTTAGGTATTATGCTAGCAGGTTTAGTTGGCTCACTTACAAATACTGTAGGAGTTATGGGCATGATTTATCTTATATACTTAAAACCATATGCAAAGGCTTTAAACGTAAGTGTAAATACTGCTAAAAGTGGAATATTAACAGTGTGTGTGGTAAATGGGATACCAGAGGCTATTTTATCAGTTTTGATTACTGTTGCAGTTGTAATTGCTGTAAATAAAATAAGACATAAATAA
- a CDS encoding energy-coupling factor ABC transporter permease has product MHIEDGILSPAAWGSWYAVSAAFIIPGVREIKKRSEENLYYKPFLAMVGVGVFTISCMHIPVPVTGSCSHPCGTPLAAIIVGPFATAVISAICLFFQAIFLGHGGITTIGANDFSMGIAGGISGYLCWKILRHFKSPIWLAAAVAGFVGDIVTYLISAFELALSLHGHVSFVKEWMIFFMGYAPTQLPLAVAEAIFTAAVLQVMIKRRPDLLKNI; this is encoded by the coding sequence ATGCATATTGAAGATGGAATATTATCACCTGCGGCATGGGGAAGTTGGTATGCTGTAAGTGCAGCTTTTATAATACCGGGTGTAAGGGAGATTAAGAAAAGATCAGAAGAAAATTTATATTATAAACCATTTTTAGCTATGGTTGGAGTAGGTGTGTTTACAATTTCTTGTATGCATATACCTGTTCCAGTTACAGGTTCATGCTCACATCCATGTGGTACGCCTTTAGCAGCAATAATTGTAGGACCTTTTGCCACTGCTGTGATTTCTGCTATATGTTTATTTTTCCAAGCCATATTTTTGGGACATGGTGGAATAACGACAATAGGAGCAAATGATTTTTCAATGGGAATAGCAGGGGGTATTTCTGGATATTTGTGCTGGAAGATACTTAGACATTTTAAAAGCCCTATTTGGTTAGCAGCGGCAGTTGCTGGTTTTGTGGGGGATATTGTAACATATTTAATTAGTGCCTTTGAATTGGCACTGAGTTTACATGGACATGTTTCTTTTGTTAAGGAATGGATGATATTTTTTATGGGATATGCTCCAACACAATTACCATTAGCTGTAGCAGAAGCTATATTTACAGCTGCTGTTTTACAGGTAATGATTAAAAGGCGTCCGGATCTTTTAAAAAATATCTAA
- the cbiQ gene encoding cobalt ECF transporter T component CbiQ translates to MESELKNNKLFFNLDSRVKTEVILISVFIASMLRSFYILMAILTVSLILLFSSGMPINKIMKRLSIPLSIAWLVFLGVIFTNGETVICTISLVSIKLHIYVEGMRLGILVLIRILTSVTLVALLGFSTDMVDILETLRVCKIPAIIIDIAAMMYRYLYIIGEVNSNMNRARASRMGNKRSWINKVSDTGKIAAYVLNKSLDRSIQIYKAMLSRGYNENTKSPNYFQNAVPKADKCIGILIVIILLFLVGVDIIFC, encoded by the coding sequence ATGGAAAGTGAATTGAAAAATAATAAGTTATTTTTTAATTTAGATAGCAGAGTGAAAACGGAAGTAATACTTATAAGTGTGTTTATAGCATCGATGTTAAGAAGTTTTTATATACTTATGGCAATACTTACTGTGTCTTTAATTCTTTTATTTTCTAGTGGTATGCCTATTAATAAAATAATGAAACGGCTGAGTATTCCGCTGAGTATTGCCTGGTTAGTGTTTTTAGGCGTTATTTTTACAAATGGTGAAACTGTTATATGTACCATATCTTTAGTTTCAATAAAATTACACATATATGTAGAGGGCATGAGACTAGGAATACTAGTATTAATTAGAATTTTAACTTCAGTGACCTTAGTAGCCTTATTGGGATTTAGTACGGATATGGTAGACATATTAGAAACGCTTAGAGTTTGTAAAATCCCTGCAATAATTATAGATATAGCTGCTATGATGTATAGATATTTATATATAATTGGTGAAGTAAATAGTAACATGAATCGTGCAAGGGCAAGTAGAATGGGAAATAAGCGTTCATGGATTAATAAGGTAAGTGACACTGGTAAAATTGCTGCATATGTTTTAAATAAATCACTTGACAGAAGTATTCAAATTTATAAAGCAATGCTTTCTAGGGGTTACAATGAAAATACAAAAAGTCCAAATTATTTTCAAAATGCAGTTCCTAAGGCGGATAAATGTATAGGCATACTAATTGTAATAATACTTTTGTTTTTAGTTGGAGTTGATATAATATTTTGTTAG
- a CDS encoding energy-coupling factor ABC transporter ATP-binding protein, whose amino-acid sequence MELINIKNASYSYDQSNLALKNVNLTINSGEKVAILGENGAGKSTLFQLFNGLIVPDKGKVIVDGLEINKKNLLKIRSKVGMIFQDSDDQLFNSTVHQEIAYGLMNMGIKGQELEASIKWALKAVGIEGYEKRSPFNLSGGEKKRVALASVLAMKPKVLVLDEPTAALDPRGVSQIVKLLNYINSKLHITLIFATHDVDIVPLLADRIYLLNKGEIVLSGTTKEVFSNKKVIRDIGLRLPRIAHLAEILEKDGVIKLDNGELPLTIGQIRRVLENQKNRK is encoded by the coding sequence ATGGAATTAATTAATATTAAAAATGCTAGTTACAGCTATGACCAAAGTAATTTGGCTTTAAAAAATGTAAATTTGACCATTAATAGCGGAGAAAAAGTTGCTATTTTAGGGGAGAATGGTGCTGGTAAATCAACATTGTTTCAATTATTTAATGGACTTATTGTTCCTGATAAAGGTAAAGTAATAGTAGATGGACTAGAAATAAACAAGAAAAATTTGCTTAAAATAAGAAGTAAGGTTGGAATGATTTTTCAGGATTCTGATGATCAACTTTTTAATTCTACAGTTCATCAGGAAATTGCTTATGGATTAATGAATATGGGAATAAAAGGACAGGAATTGGAAGCTTCTATAAAGTGGGCTTTAAAGGCAGTTGGAATAGAGGGTTATGAAAAACGAAGTCCATTTAATTTAAGTGGTGGTGAAAAGAAGAGAGTTGCTTTAGCTAGCGTTCTTGCAATGAAACCTAAGGTTTTAGTTCTTGATGAACCTACAGCGGCTCTAGATCCAAGGGGTGTTAGCCAGATTGTAAAATTGTTAAATTATATCAATAGTAAACTTCATATAACTTTAATTTTTGCTACTCACGACGTAGATATTGTGCCACTTCTTGCAGATAGGATATACTTATTAAATAAAGGTGAAATAGTGCTTAGTGGTACAACTAAAGAGGTATTCAGTAATAAAAAGGTTATTAGAGATATAGGACTTAGACTTCCTAGAATAGCTCATCTAGCAGAAATTTTAGAAAAAGATGGAGTTATAAAACTAGATAATGGAGAATTACCTTTAACTATTGGGCAAATTAGAAGAGTTTTAGAAAATCAAAAAAACCGAAAATAG
- a CDS encoding sirohydrochlorin cobaltochelatase encodes MKKAILVVSFGTTYSDTRKLTLDAIENKIAQDYKDYEVRKAYTSHMVIKKLKNRDNLSVDTPEEALEKLYSEGFEEVVVQPLHIIPGIEYDYVKKTVEEFINRKAFKKLILGTPVMYDHGDYEVFLDAIRTIIPNNKAVIFMAHGSNHYANACYCELMDVIHERKFNNVFIATVEGYPGLEQGIKWLEKSGAHEVMLAPLLIVAGDHVKNDMCGEKEDSWENILKLKGFKVETYIHGLGELKDFQKIYVSHIKKALENI; translated from the coding sequence GTGAAAAAAGCTATATTAGTAGTCAGTTTTGGAACTACATATTCAGATACAAGAAAACTTACCTTAGATGCTATTGAAAACAAAATAGCCCAGGATTATAAGGATTATGAGGTTAGAAAAGCATACACATCACACATGGTTATTAAAAAATTGAAAAATAGAGATAACTTGAGCGTGGATACTCCGGAAGAAGCTTTAGAGAAATTGTACAGTGAAGGTTTTGAGGAAGTTGTAGTTCAGCCACTTCATATAATACCTGGAATAGAGTATGATTATGTAAAAAAAACAGTAGAAGAGTTTATTAATAGGAAAGCTTTTAAGAAATTAATACTAGGAACACCTGTAATGTATGATCATGGAGATTATGAAGTGTTTTTGGATGCTATTAGAACTATTATACCTAATAATAAGGCAGTGATATTTATGGCTCATGGTTCAAATCATTATGCAAATGCCTGTTACTGTGAACTAATGGATGTTATTCATGAAAGAAAATTCAATAATGTGTTTATAGCTACGGTTGAAGGATATCCAGGACTTGAACAAGGGATAAAGTGGCTTGAAAAATCAGGAGCACATGAAGTGATGTTAGCACCACTTTTGATAGTAGCAGGTGATCATGTTAAAAATGATATGTGTGGTGAGAAGGAGGATTCCTGGGAGAATATTTTAAAATTAAAGGGCTTTAAAGTTGAAACATATATTCATGGATTAGGAGAGCTTAAAGATTTTCAAAAAATATATGTATCCCATATAAAAAAGGCTTTAGAGAATATTTAA
- the cbiD gene encoding cobalt-precorrin-5B (C(1))-methyltransferase CbiD, with amino-acid sequence MNELYVIKEGKRLRCGYTTGSCSAAAAKAAVIMLLGKRKIEYVDIDTPYGMKLKLKVEKAEVNDEFSSCCIVKDSGDDPDATDGIEIFARVTRRDDNIINIDGGQGIGRIKRKGLFGKVGEAAINPVPRKMIEDEIRRVSNKGYNITIYAPEGEVIAKKTFNENIGVFGGISIIGTTGIVEPMSEAALVKTIYMEIDKIYDEGSRSIILFPGNYGETMVKELGLSAPRVKVSNYIGDALLYCKSKGFTEIILVGHIGKFSKLSLGIFNTHSKVCDTRIEAFIYYLAMLGAPMEVLQEMRKCVTAEEAVKIIHNTSWNKVFSYMTTGCEKRIRKYLKTDQIKIKVYIYSMEYGVL; translated from the coding sequence ATGAATGAGCTTTATGTTATAAAAGAAGGAAAAAGACTTCGCTGTGGTTATACAACAGGAAGTTGCAGCGCTGCGGCAGCTAAAGCCGCAGTTATAATGCTTTTAGGCAAAAGGAAAATAGAATATGTAGACATTGATACGCCATATGGAATGAAACTTAAATTGAAGGTGGAAAAGGCAGAAGTTAATGATGAGTTTAGCAGTTGCTGCATTGTAAAAGATAGTGGAGATGATCCTGATGCAACTGATGGAATAGAGATATTTGCAAGGGTAACTAGACGTGATGATAACATAATAAATATAGATGGTGGACAGGGAATAGGGAGGATAAAAAGAAAAGGATTATTTGGAAAAGTTGGTGAAGCAGCTATAAATCCAGTGCCTAGAAAAATGATTGAAGATGAAATAAGGAGAGTTTCAAATAAAGGTTATAATATAACTATTTATGCTCCTGAAGGAGAAGTTATAGCAAAAAAAACTTTTAATGAAAATATAGGCGTATTCGGTGGAATTTCAATTATAGGAACAACGGGTATTGTGGAACCAATGTCAGAGGCTGCTCTTGTAAAAACTATATATATGGAAATAGATAAGATATATGATGAGGGGAGCAGGAGCATAATACTTTTTCCAGGGAACTATGGAGAAACTATGGTTAAAGAGCTTGGACTTTCTGCACCTAGGGTAAAGGTATCAAACTATATAGGTGATGCTCTTTTATATTGCAAAAGTAAGGGTTTTACTGAAATAATACTTGTAGGGCATATAGGTAAGTTTTCTAAATTGTCTCTAGGAATTTTCAATACTCATAGTAAGGTTTGCGATACTAGAATAGAAGCTTTTATATATTATCTTGCTATGCTTGGGGCACCCATGGAAGTTTTGCAGGAAATGAGAAAATGTGTTACGGCAGAAGAAGCAGTTAAAATTATACATAATACTTCGTGGAATAAAGTGTTTTCTTACATGACAACTGGTTGCGAAAAAAGAATAAGAAAATATTTAAAAACCGATCAAATAAAAATCAAGGTATATATATACTCTATGGAATATGGGGTGCTTTAA
- the cbiE gene encoding precorrin-6y C5,15-methyltransferase (decarboxylating) subunit CbiE, whose translation MIRIIGIGPGNVKYMTFEAVNIIKNSKCIVAFERAASDAAKLNDKIISVNRLCEVEEAIEKNKDVDILASGDPCFFGITDYLTRKKICIDEIVPGLSSFQYMMCKLKKSWQGAELISLHGKNADIQNMVLNKNVYVFLTDKTNTPSYISKKLYSIGVKGRIYSGFNLSYEDEIIIEKNIGDDIFNVSKLSVVVIEI comes from the coding sequence ATGATTAGAATTATTGGAATAGGGCCTGGAAATGTTAAATATATGACTTTTGAGGCTGTTAATATAATAAAAAATTCTAAATGTATTGTTGCTTTTGAAAGGGCAGCTTCTGATGCAGCTAAATTGAATGATAAGATAATATCAGTAAATAGATTATGTGAGGTTGAAGAAGCTATAGAAAAAAATAAGGATGTTGATATATTGGCTTCTGGTGATCCCTGTTTTTTTGGAATAACCGATTATCTTACACGAAAGAAAATTTGTATTGATGAAATTGTACCAGGATTGTCTTCTTTTCAGTATATGATGTGTAAGCTTAAGAAAAGCTGGCAGGGAGCTGAACTTATAAGTTTACACGGGAAAAATGCGGATATTCAAAATATGGTATTAAATAAAAATGTATATGTATTTCTTACGGATAAAACTAATACACCTTCTTATATATCTAAAAAACTTTATAGTATTGGAGTAAAGGGAAGGATATATTCAGGGTTTAATTTGTCATACGAAGATGAAATTATAATTGAAAAAAATATAGGAGACGATATTTTTAACGTATCTAAATTATCAGTGGTGGTGATTGAAATTTGA
- the cbiT gene encoding precorrin-6Y C5,15-methyltransferase (decarboxylating) subunit CbiT: MKWLRDEEFIRNKVPMTKFDVRIAVIAALAIDKDDIFLDVGAGTGSISIQAALSGAAVYSIEKKKQAIELIEKNAEKFKVNVNLLEGEAPEILNKVPDFNKCFIGGSGGRLKEIFEIINGKLKASGIIAATFIRVKNMNDFCEILKEYNYLNIEIKLFQVSIVDGLGLMKANNPVFLVRGIKP, from the coding sequence TTGAAGTGGTTGAGAGATGAGGAATTTATAAGAAACAAAGTTCCTATGACTAAATTTGATGTTAGAATTGCTGTAATTGCAGCTCTTGCAATAGATAAAGATGATATTTTTTTAGATGTAGGTGCAGGGACAGGATCTATTTCAATACAGGCGGCTTTATCTGGAGCAGCTGTCTATTCTATTGAAAAAAAGAAGCAGGCAATAGAATTAATAGAAAAAAATGCTGAAAAATTTAAGGTTAATGTGAATTTATTAGAAGGAGAGGCACCAGAAATTTTAAATAAAGTGCCTGATTTTAATAAATGCTTTATAGGTGGAAGTGGAGGCAGGCTTAAAGAAATATTTGAAATTATAAATGGAAAGCTTAAAGCTTCTGGCATAATTGCAGCAACTTTTATTAGAGTTAAAAATATGAATGATTTTTGCGAAATATTAAAGGAATACAATTATTTAAATATAGAGATAAAACTGTTTCAGGTTTCAATTGTAGATGGATTAGGACTTATGAAGGCTAATAATCCTGTATTTTTAGTTAGGGGGATAAAACCATGA
- the cobI gene encoding precorrin-2 C(20)-methyltransferase produces the protein MKKLYGIGVGPGDAEYLTIKAYKAIKEASAIFVPDRKGESTALLIVKDYVDEKKIVPISIVMGENNDIRYSKAAKVIEETLMDGDTGVFLTLGDPMVYSTFLYLMRELEKIKVNVEAIPGISSFTAAASKVKIPIAMKGEGFYLCDGSIDEEILKKCSSVAILKTYKNKKDILDTLEKYEFQYVYIKCCGRSDEKILYDKEEILEDKSYMSLLLGRRKNND, from the coding sequence ATGAAAAAATTATATGGAATAGGTGTAGGACCTGGTGATGCAGAATATCTTACAATAAAAGCTTATAAAGCTATAAAGGAAGCTTCAGCTATATTTGTACCAGATAGAAAGGGTGAAAGTACAGCACTTCTTATAGTGAAAGATTATGTTGATGAAAAAAAGATAGTTCCAATAAGCATAGTTATGGGAGAAAATAATGATATAAGATACTCAAAGGCAGCAAAGGTTATAGAGGAGACTTTAATGGATGGAGATACAGGAGTGTTTCTTACACTTGGAGATCCTATGGTGTATAGCACATTTTTATATTTAATGAGAGAATTAGAAAAAATAAAGGTTAATGTTGAAGCTATCCCCGGAATATCCTCTTTTACTGCGGCAGCCAGCAAAGTAAAAATACCAATTGCAATGAAGGGCGAAGGTTTTTATTTATGTGATGGCAGTATAGATGAAGAAATTCTAAAAAAATGCAGCAGCGTAGCTATATTAAAAACCTATAAAAATAAAAAAGACATACTTGATACACTTGAAAAATATGAATTTCAGTATGTTTATATAAAGTGCTGCGGTAGGTCAGATGAAAAAATATTATATGATAAAGAAGAAATACTTGAAGATAAAAGTTATATGTCTCTTTTATTAGGGAGGAGGAAAAACAATGATTAG
- the cobM gene encoding precorrin-4 C(11)-methyltransferase codes for MISFVGAGPGDEDLITVKGRKLIEAADTVIYAGSLVSKVHLKYCKENCKNYDSAGMTLEEVVNIMEKSQNENENLVRLHTGDPTIYGAIREQMDELDKRNIKYEVIPGVSSFTASCAAIKKEFTLPSVSQTVIITRMEGRTKVPEGEKLELLAAHKASMSIFLSAQNIEKVVEKLKLGYGREDVPVAVVYKATWPDEKIIYGTLKDIAEKVKDNGIKNFAQILVGNFIDGDYNRSKLYDPEFSHGFRKGKK; via the coding sequence ATGATTAGCTTTGTAGGAGCAGGTCCAGGTGATGAAGATCTTATAACTGTAAAAGGAAGAAAGCTTATAGAAGCTGCTGATACTGTAATATATGCAGGATCACTTGTATCTAAGGTTCACCTTAAATATTGCAAGGAGAATTGTAAGAACTATGACAGTGCAGGCATGACACTGGAAGAGGTTGTAAATATTATGGAAAAGTCTCAAAATGAAAATGAAAATTTAGTTAGACTACATACTGGTGATCCAACAATATATGGTGCTATACGTGAACAGATGGATGAACTTGATAAAAGGAATATAAAGTATGAGGTAATACCAGGCGTTAGTTCCTTTACAGCAAGTTGCGCCGCTATAAAAAAGGAGTTTACGCTGCCAAGTGTAAGTCAAACTGTTATAATAACGAGAATGGAAGGAAGAACTAAGGTACCAGAAGGTGAAAAATTAGAACTTCTGGCAGCACATAAAGCATCAATGTCAATTTTTCTTTCTGCACAGAATATTGAAAAAGTAGTTGAGAAACTGAAACTAGGCTATGGTAGAGAAGATGTTCCAGTAGCTGTTGTATATAAAGCAACTTGGCCTGATGAAAAGATAATATACGGTACTTTAAAGGATATAGCAGAGAAGGTTAAAGATAATGGCATAAAGAATTTTGCTCAGATTTTAGTTGGCAATTTTATAGATGGAGATTATAATAGATCAAAACTCTATGATCCTGAATTTTCTCACGGCTTCAGAAAGGGAAAAAAATGA
- the cbiG gene encoding cobalt-precorrin 5A hydrolase: MKTAITVFTNRGERLSQNICKDLDGADVFINKNVSGGIKSVLQKIFISYDNIIFISAVGIAVRMLAPYIKSKTEDPAVVVMDDMGRYAVSLLSGHIGGANSLAKKLEKITGAEAVITTASDGRNIEAVDMFAKRLNLHIEDMEMAKKITAIMVNGGNIYYESEIKASIGYDNVNNKNYEGAIYVTSLKNISCNKPVCILVPKNLVVGIGCKRGKSKVEILNALEKVFKENNLNIKSICGIASIDIKKSELGIVELSKQLNCPFVTFSKEDICKVQHMFTSSSFVKSKVGVTSVCEPCAYLAGGELIVKKSIVNGITIAVGRKK; this comes from the coding sequence ATGAAGACTGCAATTACAGTATTTACAAATAGAGGAGAAAGATTATCCCAAAATATATGTAAGGATTTAGATGGTGCTGATGTATTTATAAATAAAAATGTATCAGGAGGCATTAAATCAGTTCTTCAGAAAATTTTTATTAGTTATGATAATATCATTTTTATAAGTGCAGTTGGTATAGCTGTGAGGATGCTTGCGCCATATATAAAAAGTAAAACTGAAGATCCCGCAGTTGTTGTAATGGACGATATGGGGAGATATGCTGTAAGTCTTTTATCAGGTCATATTGGAGGAGCTAATAGCCTTGCAAAGAAGCTTGAGAAGATTACTGGAGCTGAAGCCGTAATAACCACAGCTTCAGACGGAAGAAATATTGAGGCTGTAGATATGTTTGCTAAAAGACTTAATTTACACATAGAAGATATGGAAATGGCAAAAAAAATCACTGCTATTATGGTTAATGGTGGAAATATATATTATGAATCTGAAATTAAGGCTTCTATAGGTTATGATAATGTAAATAATAAAAATTATGAGGGTGCTATTTATGTAACTTCATTAAAAAATATTAGTTGCAATAAACCTGTATGCATATTAGTGCCTAAAAATTTGGTGGTTGGTATAGGGTGCAAACGTGGAAAAAGTAAAGTGGAAATTCTAAATGCATTAGAAAAAGTGTTTAAAGAAAATAATTTAAATATAAAGTCCATATGTGGAATTGCAAGTATTGATATTAAAAAAAGCGAGCTGGGAATAGTTGAATTAAGTAAGCAGCTTAATTGCCCGTTTGTTACTTTTTCTAAAGAAGATATATGTAAAGTACAGCATATGTTTACTTCAAGCAGCTTTGTTAAAAGTAAAGTTGGTGTTACTTCTGTATGCGAACCATGTGCGTATTTGGCAGGTGGAGAATTAATAGTTAAGAAAAGTATAGTAAATGGAATAACTATTGCAGTTGGGAGGAAAAAATAA
- the cobJ gene encoding precorrin-3B C(17)-methyltransferase, whose amino-acid sequence MAKLYVVGIGPGGKEYMTVKAVKVLKKVPVIVGYKYYIELIKEFITGKEIISTGMRGEIERCKLAVEKVKAGFDTAIISTGDAGLYGMAGPILELAKDIEVEVVPGVTSAFAAAAELGAPIMHDFCCISLSDLMTPWEVIENRIKLAAQGDFVIAIYNPKSKSRKLQLKKAIDIIKNYKSGDTVVGMVKNAERDGQEKIITTLAHINFDFVDMRTLVIIGNKSTSVVNGNIVTERGYSI is encoded by the coding sequence ATGGCGAAACTTTATGTTGTAGGTATAGGCCCTGGCGGAAAAGAATATATGACAGTAAAAGCTGTAAAGGTATTAAAGAAGGTACCTGTAATAGTAGGGTATAAATATTATATTGAACTTATTAAGGAATTTATTACGGGAAAAGAAATAATAAGTACAGGCATGCGTGGAGAAATAGAAAGATGCAAATTGGCTGTAGAAAAAGTAAAGGCCGGGTTTGATACTGCCATAATAAGTACTGGCGATGCAGGTTTATATGGAATGGCAGGTCCAATACTTGAGCTGGCTAAAGATATAGAAGTAGAGGTTGTACCTGGAGTTACAAGTGCTTTTGCAGCAGCGGCAGAGCTTGGAGCACCAATAATGCATGATTTTTGCTGTATAAGTTTAAGTGATCTTATGACACCTTGGGAGGTTATAGAGAATAGAATTAAACTTGCAGCACAGGGTGATTTTGTTATAGCAATTTATAATCCTAAAAGTAAAAGTAGGAAGCTTCAACTAAAAAAAGCCATAGATATAATTAAAAATTATAAGAGCGGCGATACTGTTGTCGGAATGGTTAAAAATGCAGAAAGAGATGGACAAGAAAAAATTATTACAACGCTGGCTCACATTAATTTTGATTTTGTTGATATGAGGACTTTAGTTATTATAGGAAATAAAAGTACGTCTGTTGTTAATGGCAATATTGTAACTGAAAGGGGATACTCTATTTGA
- the cobK gene encoding precorrin-6A reductase has translation MIWIIGGTSEAAELTRALYDKADFIVSSATESEREFIPQGKLFVGRMDKQLMEEFIKSEHIKMIVDMSHPYAVEVTQNAVEVSKKYNLKYIRYVRDKISDYKGCIYVDSLSQCIEFIKSIRGTVFFTTGMKNICDFEKVKGNNRFIYRVLPATPSIKECEKHGVKLKDIVAALGPYSEAFNRAMFKEYSADYVIMKDSGTRGGTLEKLEACRKLNIKAVIIGRNKEEGIYKLDELINIILNSHL, from the coding sequence TTGATATGGATAATAGGTGGAACTTCTGAAGCCGCAGAATTAACAAGAGCATTATATGATAAGGCTGATTTTATAGTGTCTTCTGCTACTGAAAGTGAGAGAGAATTTATTCCTCAAGGAAAATTGTTTGTTGGAAGAATGGATAAGCAATTAATGGAAGAATTCATAAAAAGTGAACATATTAAAATGATAGTAGATATGTCACATCCGTATGCAGTAGAGGTAACCCAAAATGCAGTTGAAGTAAGTAAAAAATACAATCTAAAATATATTAGGTATGTAAGGGATAAGATATCGGATTATAAGGGCTGCATATATGTAGATTCATTGAGCCAATGTATAGAATTCATAAAGAGTATAAGAGGAACAGTGTTTTTTACTACAGGAATGAAAAATATATGTGATTTTGAAAAAGTTAAAGGGAATAATAGATTTATTTATAGAGTGTTACCTGCTACTCCTAGCATAAAGGAATGTGAAAAACATGGTGTAAAGCTTAAAGATATTGTGGCAGCGCTTGGGCCTTACAGTGAAGCTTTTAATAGAGCAATGTTTAAAGAATATTCGGCGGATTATGTAATTATGAAGGACAGCGGCACTAGAGGTGGAACTTTAGAAAAACTTGAGGCATGCAGAAAACTTAATATAAAAGCTGTTATTATAGGGAGAAATAAAGAAGAAGGAATTTACAAATTAGATGAATTAATTAATATAATATTAAATTCACATTTGTAA